The window TTGTAATGTACAATTTCTTACTCAATCTGGTCTTATACCAAATTGTGCCCCGCCACTACAAACAAGATTACTTGATTGTTTTAGGAGCAGGCCTTATTAATGGTAAAAAAGTTTCGCGACTTCTTGGCTCAAGAATTGATCGTGCAATTGCCTTTTCTAATAAACAATACGATAAAGGCCATAAGCGTCCTAAATTAATCATGTCTGGCGGTCAAGGAAAAGATGAAGATTTATCAGAAGCAGAAGCAATGAAGGATTATGCAGTTAAACGTGGCTATGATCCAGACCTAATTTTGCTTGAAGATAAATCAACTAATACTTATCAAAATATGGTCTACTCTAAAGAAGTCGCCACTAAAGATTATGGTAGCGACAATTTCAAAGCTAAGTTCTTTACCAATAATTACCACCTCTTTAGAGCTGGTCTATATGCCAAAATGGCCCACTTAAAAGCTAACGGCGTTGGTTCTACTACAAGATTTTATTTCTTACCAAATGCTACAATCCGTGAATTTGCTGGGGTGTTTATCATGCATAAGAAACGCCACTTTGCTATTATTGGTTTAATCGCAATTTTATTTATAATCCAAGCAGTTTTTGCCCTTTTAGGATGGACAAGATACTTAATTGCTTAGAGAGGAAAAAAATATGCTACAACTCTTACATCTAAAAAAGACATATCATGTTGGTGATACTGTCACACATGCACTCGACGATGTCACAATCAATTTTCGAAATAACGAATTCGTCGCTATTTTAGGACCAAGTGGATCAGGTAA of the Lactobacillus isalae genome contains:
- a CDS encoding YdcF family protein; the encoded protein is MQSQLMQSLHQFLNFTMHHRVTITTLLMFTFLLLFLFSWLIEPRRLINGLIFTAFGLTFLAWAAILIISQHNAVLTSSFAFLALLIMFGIFFLVTFSWIFFLWNAYFVWKYESHSLPNLLTLIIGLFLVGLWTLYRLGVFHKLPGWLHSLVAGAALIAFYLLFVMYNFLLNLVLYQIVPRHYKQDYLIVLGAGLINGKKVSRLLGSRIDRAIAFSNKQYDKGHKRPKLIMSGGQGKDEDLSEAEAMKDYAVKRGYDPDLILLEDKSTNTYQNMVYSKEVATKDYGSDNFKAKFFTNNYHLFRAGLYAKMAHLKANGVGSTTRFYFLPNATIREFAGVFIMHKKRHFAIIGLIAILFIIQAVFALLGWTRYLIA